One Nicotiana tomentosiformis chromosome 1, ASM39032v3, whole genome shotgun sequence genomic window, CATGTGTTATTATAGTTCGTGGACTAGGATGTGCTTGTGGATTAGCTATGATTTGAGAAGGATGGCATCAAGAAGGATTTGAGCAAGGAATTTGCTAGGTGCATGATGTACTATACTTTATTGATATATGGAGATTGTGGAATAACTCTAGATGATATTCATTGTGGAGGTAGCATTCGAGGGAAAAGGGTTCACTCTGTTGCTCAAGGACGAGGTTGCTTCTTTTTGGAGTATTCATGTGCTAACGGAGCACTATTCGTTTGGAATATTTGGATATGTATTCaagatttgagcatagtggatgactcttgagaaAGGTTTTGTTGGGTTTAAGTTTCAGGAGGTGGTACTTAACGATTTACCGGATTTCGTTGTGTGGCTAAAGATTCTAGATCTGCATTGGATGGTACCAAGACTTCtagtatttctgtatcattattgATTCTATATTGCAGTATTAGAGAGATGAaaggaacaacttcagattcattGAAGGTCTATTTGGGCGAGCATTTTGGTTTGAGGTACTTTTGGGTTTGGTGCCCTGCGAggcttggttgatttagagggattcaattctgatagcttggttatgtagAAATAGGTTTCAAAGAGTTCATGATGGTTTTGATCACTACTTGAGGATAATTTCTTCAACGAGTATGAAAAATTTGTTAAGTGTTATGATTCTCTCCTTAATTGAGTTGAGTGGCAAGTTTCTGGTTGATAGAGTGTTGAGGAAGAGGACCATCCTACTTTTGATTCAGGTTGATAACAGAATTCTTGTATTTTCATATTGTAGCATGTTAGATGTGGTGAGCCATGTGGGATTGAGATTGAATGGACAAGGATGCAATTCGATTTCGAAAgaaaggtcatgagttctagacatcCTAagagatttcagatgtttaagagAATGCTAGCACTATTTTGTGTCTCCCGAGAAGGGTGTGTGTTATAGAAGacgcattgtgtattgatttgcataTGCTTGGCTAATACTACAGAAGTTGCATGGTTAGTAACCGTCGATGTTCATTTTTTGCTACCCAATGAGGAGGATTTATGGGAGTATTTCTAATAAGGTGATTGTGTATGCATGATGTGGCTGTCATTTAATTGGGGGAGTTAGATATGTGTATGGGGATTCTTGTATTAATGAGATTTAGAGATTGGATCTTCTTAAAGACAAACTATCCCTTTGGTTACAGACTGTGAAAGTGTGTTAAGGGTTAGACAATTAATTGTATGAATTATGGATATGGTCACTGTGGACTTTTGGAAGGCTATTTACCTATTTTAGAATGGTTTGCACCGGTTTAGGGGCCTATTTTTAGGCCTagtgagaatgtgtattctacactagaTTTGATTTGCTTACTCAGCATAGCATTTACTATGGGTGTTTCATCGGGTAGAATTGATCTTATTCATGATCTGATTTATTTTATGTATTACTCTTTTATGCTGTGATGGGTTGTGCGGCTACTTCATTATTCATAAGCATATTGTGGTCTTGTTTAGACCTGCTGATGATATACGAGCGAGATGACTCATaagatgttgatttgcttattgcaccttaATCATGCTTACCTTTCTGTAGTGTATTATGCTATCCACCTCCCCATGGTTATGTGTATGAACTTTACATGGTTGTTGTTGGTACATGTGTGTTTGGTGAGTATGAAAATTATGGCTCAATGAGTATTCCCATGTGGATTGATTTATTTGGATCGTGTTGCTCATCACAACAATGTTATGTTGGATCAAGTTACATGGTGCAACGGTATGATGTGGGATCTAGTTGCACACTTCAATGGTGTTATGTTGGGATACGACTCCTTTGTACTTATCTCGGGTGTTTTGTTTCTCCCACATGGGATGGGTTAATAGCGTTATTATTTTGTTTTTATATATGTTGAACTTGTTGGGTAGTTCTCTTATTTGGTTCTCTTTTCATTATTGGTCACATTCGAGTTGTTACTTGTTGGTGCACAGAATTTGTCATATAAGGTTCTAGGTAGCATTTGTTGTGACCTGTCGGTGGAGCAaattgtactgggtgagacgaggctATTGGACCTAGAATTAGTACAATCGGATTTagataaggtatgtttggaagtaGAATGTTATAGTCAGCTCAAAATTGGCAATGGTCCTTGTTGGGCGAGACAACtccacgatctattgatttgatgggtggttatgagtttctacatatttattttgttgttaGCAGTGTTGCAAAGGTTTAGAACATAGTTTTATTTGATATGCGATATATTACCAGTACCAGGTTTAGTGATGAgcagttattgctatgagtatgtGAGCTATGGAATATATCATTGGTTACACCTTGAAAGTATGTTTATGACTTGATGCACCTTTTGGGATTGATACAATGTATATGTACAAGAACCAGATCTTGGAGGGAGCTTCagatagtgaaagttggttcaaGGTCTTATGGGCcaaggttgaaggaagaatcttcagtTAGAATTGTGTTAATGGGGGCTCATATGGTTTGAGGTGGCATgagatcacccatgggtatgtgtatgaGGAGCTTATATAGTGATTTGATAACTTAGAAATGACTCTTCTCGCATTCGAgaatgaacgtatatttaagtttggggggggggggagggggggtatgacgacttgaccggtcgttttgagttatAGCATTTTATTTTGTGATTTGAAACCTTGAGTGgcatcatatgatgtattatgatttgcaTATATGATTTATTTTGATTTTCGAGAGGTTCGAGATTGGTtttgaagaatgattctcattatGAAAGCtgtaagttggaagagttaaccaatgTTTGTCTtctgagtaaatgacctcagaattaaaatttgatggtttcaataggtttgtatggtgattttggacatgggaGTATATTAGGAATTTAGATGTTCCTATAAGGTTTTGtctctatttgtcgaaagttaacaatttgaagaattggagagttcataggtttgaccggaagttgactttggtgttaACGGAATCCTATTGTGGTTTTGAGTCCTTGAAGAGATTCATTTTGTtgattgaaacttgtgtgcaaaattttaattGTGATCCGGAATATCCAAGTGTGATTCAGACGCATTCATCGAAGTTGGGATGTTTGAAAATTAATAGAATGACCTGATCTTTGATTATTGGTTTTGATGTTCTTTGTGGTATTTTGAGCCTTTTtgtaagtttggataatgtatttggacttgttggtataattggatggGTTCCTAGGGGATCGGGTGTGATCCGAGGTGGTTTCTAATCATATTGGTGATGTTTGGAGTTGCAAAATTTGCTAGTGTCAATagttcatcgcgatcgcagagCATGTCTCGTGATCATGGATGGTAATTTGTGGCTGAGGGGCTTTTGTTATATGCGTTCATGGACAGGATGGTCACATTCACGATGAGTCGTGTGTAGGTGCTATGCTGCTATGCATTTGCAttatggagatcacatttgcaATTATGTGAAGTTAGGCGGAAGGTTGGCCTTCACATTCGTGGATGAActctcgcgttcgtgtaggcttAGTGGGTTTCCTGGTTGCATCCGTGTGgtggtcttcgcattcgcgaaaaaGAGCTGGAGCTGGAGCTGGAGCTAGAGGCAGGTTTGGCCTTCGTGATTGCGGGGTTGTGTCGTGATCGTAATGTGTATCTCTGGACAGTGTATTTAAGTGCTCATTTAgggattttagctcattctcTCATATGTTTAACCCTATACTTGAAGAGGGACGATTATTTACGGAGATATTCATATAAGAcaagagggtaagtgatttctacctatTTGTAATTATATTTTAAGAATCTACATGGATCTTTAATACCGAAAATATAGAATTTTAAAGGGAAATCTTGGGGTTTTATCTACGCTTTAAGAAAGTTTATTTTGGGTATTTGACCACAGATATGGATCCATAtttggaaactaattatatatttggactcagtACGTTATCAGTTATCGAAATTTGGTATTGGTTTCGAGTTTCAGGCATGCGGGCCcgggttgaattttgttgaatattttagggttcttcaaagatcaaagctttatggATTGGGATCGCTTCCTATAGCACTATTGACTTTCTTGGATGATATTTTTCTTAGAATTGAGTGATTGGAGGGATAGAGAAACGTTTTTGTTACACCCCAACCTTGGGAGGTGCGACCGGCACACGACGCCCGAAGACCCGTGGGAACCAATGTCCATGCTTAGACCCCTTTTAGCATAGAATCTGGGCCGACAAGGCCTCCACGTAATAATGCCAGAATTTAAAACGTACACTTCTGACTGTGGAAGAGACTTTAGCATTGATAAATTTACACATACACATATGCATCTGTTTCCATCAGAGTCACAACCATATTTTACATATCCCCAACCACTAATCTagtctgcaagcctctaagagttTCAAAACGTAATACATGTACACAACTTAGTCGAGACAGGACCCCACCGTACCTAAAACAACTAGAACATGCATTTTGATACCTATTGACCTCGGAATAGCTACTCCGAATAAGTGGAGTGCATGACCAACAACTGAACAAACACCCTACTAAGGAGGGACATCACCGGGTCTATTTGTGCCCGTGGACATAAGCACATCATCCAATGAAAAGGGGCATCAATAAGAAAGATATACTGAGTGTATAAAATGGATAACATGCATAAATAAACGGCATAACATTATACAAGTTTCACCTAGATACCGTAGATAGGCCACCATGGGCGTACACTGCTATAACCATGAAACATGAATGTATGCTTAGAAAATTCTGCCGCTCCACATACAAAATGCTTCACCCCGCCCCAGTTACACCACCCGGTGGTATAGATGGCGCAAGCCTAGTAAAAGGtgtaatccccccccccccccatgtaTCGCGGGCCGGTTGGCCGGGCTAAGACCAAACTCACAAATCTTTAATTTTCAtgtatggggtgtaacagttttGACGAGATTTGAGGCTGAAGACTAGTCagataaggtaagtgtcttgcctaactttggttTTAGGGAATTTTTTCCTAATAAATGATATTATTTTCTACATGCGGGTGttatgtatatgcgaggtgatgagaATATATGCATATGACATGGTTATTCATGTTCAGGCTAGAGTCTAGATTATTTTATGCCTTGTTTGGTTGTGTGCTCTAtttgttatatattttatttgattGAATGACTACGTGAGAATAATGAGCCATGCTAGAGTCAATGTTTAGGTTAATGATACCTTATTTTGAGCATGATGAGTTATTCTCGAGATTATTGATATACTTGATTTAAACGTAGTTACACGTATATTATGAACACATATCTATACTTGTTATTCTCGTGTTATGTCTCAAATTATTATATGACTACTTGAGTTCCATATCCACATTAAAGACTATAATTTTGCTTTTGATACTTATTTGGGCATGATGATTATTTGGATGACGTACTACATATTGGTCCGTAATCATACGTACATATAGGTATACACCCAACCTAGAGATCATCTCGTGTACACATACATACACTCATGCATGATAATTTCTCTGTCCAAGTGCATTATGTATACTTATCTCTTATTCATATGCATATATTCATGAATATGGTTCTCAGATATGAACAGAGgttatggcacgaggtttctgccatgcggttattgtgatattattatgattgtggcacgaggtttctgcaaAGCGAATATTATGAAAGGAAAAACAGTCACTACCCCAGTTCCATTGGCATGAAAGATTTGGTGACAAAATCGGAGAAACAACGATGCAAAAATCTATTTCTGAGATAAGATAGATACTCCTGCACTCATGAGCTTGTAGAATTCTTTATTCACTACAATATGACGACAGGATGGCACTGATATTGTATTTAGTGATGTGAAACTGGGAGAGATAACTAGGAGTGCATATGTATGGTACTGTGAGTATATTAGGGCATCTTGGCCAGACAGAGAAGCAGGGGTGACTCCTTTGAGAATCACCTAGCAATTACCAtggaaagagaaaaaagaaaccaAGAAAGGTGCTAAAAAGGGATATGGCTCTCTTACATAAGCTGTTGTTTGAGTTTGTGCATAGGAATGTACCTAGCAAATCTGAAAGAAGGCATAAGGCAAATGTTGGTTAAATAAATATATCCCTCCAAGGAATAATATCCACggcaaataataataacataagaGAGTAATAATAACACCAAATCTTTTAacggggtaaaatacaatacctgAGCGGAGCAATATtatcactataatattacaacttagtagtgtcaacagactactacaacttcgaaagaaataacactctttattttaaaatacctcACTACAATAATACTGCCACTCAGTATTTCTCTCACAGATaacaatctgtggattactccCACTGCTTTGCTTTCTACTTAGCTTCTCTTTATTTTTGGTGTGTTAAACATAGAGGGAAGAATCTCTATTTATAGGCAAACCTGCCAACCTCTCAACGAATCAAATTTGCTCATTCAACAGCCGCCCAACTTGGCAAATTTGTCCAGCCGCCCACTCTGCAACTTTTTCAATCCTTTCATTATTTCCTTTACGAGTCCCACAAATCTCCCCccttaattttgaattttcttgATCATTTCAAGTCTTGATCAAAACCTATGAAAATCTTCGAACTTGAGAGGTTTTGTGAAGATATCTGCAGCCTGGTCATGAGACTTCATATATTTGAGCTCGACTTCCTTCTTGGCAATGTATTCTCTGATGAAGTGATACAttgtatctatatgcttgcttcAATCGTGATACACCGGATTCATGGCAAGTGCCTGTGCAGATTTGTTATCAATACAAATATCTGTAGCTTCAATTTGtggcaaattgagctccttcaataATCTTCTTAGCCAAATAGCATGACAGGTACATGATGTTGGTGCTATACATTCGgcttcacaagtcgagagagtaactatggactgtttctttgaactccgagaaataacagaatcacccaagaaaaacacaaaaccagttgtgctttttctatctttaatatctcccgcataatcactatcacaaaatcccATAAGGTTGAAATCACTAGAACAAGAATAAAATGTCCCATAGTCAatcgtaccttttaggtaacgaagaattcttctagtgactttccaatgggtggaggtaggagcttccatgaagcGGCTTACTACTCCAACTACAAAGAGTATGTCTGgcctggtacaagtcaagtatctcaaacttcccacaagacttttgaaaaatgtGGGATCAACATTTTTTCCTTtatcaaacttggacaattttgtcccACTCTCCATCAGTGTGTTCACGGGATTAcaatcgagcatgttgaacttcttcaagatctccttcgtatagctttcttgagagatgaaaattccatcctccatctgcttcacttctaggcccagGTAGTATGACATGAACCCTACGTctgtcatctcgaactcacgAGACACAtctttcttaaaaatttcaaacaaacttgggttattacccgtgaaaataagatcatcaacataaagacaaacaagCAAGATATCTTCATTTgtatgaactttaaggtaaagagcatattcatggagacaacgagtaaacccattgtcttgaaaatacttgttgatgcaactattccatgctcgtggggcttgctttaatccatataaagctttcttcaactgcaacactttatcttcatggtTTTTTACCACGAAGCAcaatggttgttcaacatagacttcttcttcaagatagccaTTCAAAAAGGCTGACTTGACGTCTAGtgatggatcttccacttcatTTGCGCCGCCAAAGAGATAAGCAAATGAATCATTCTCCATGCGGGCAACAGGTGCATAaacttcttcatagtcaatgccttgccttTCCTTTtagcctttagccacaagtcgtTCCTTATATCTCTCCACATCTCCATCAACATTCTTCTTTGTCTTGTATACCCATTTTACTCCAATTGCACGATGACCCTTGGGAAgagttgttaactcccaagtgttgttcttctctattgacttgatctcctcctccatggcttgtctccaccttttgtctgtaacacttcatcaaagttcattggttcactatcagcaaagagacaatataaaaaatcaaaattagtaacttcttctgtgccatcatagagctcttgaatgCTCCTTGTCCTTTGTGACTGCTCATTTGAACTTTTTTGATAAGAAGGAGATGCAACATTGGTTGGAGAAGAAGGTGGAGTTGTATCCTGCACAAGTTCCACGGTCTCTGATTCTTCTTCACCGCCtagtatggaagaaaatcatatgaagtttcttcctgagctttCCAGTTCCATGCCAATTCGTGATCAAATTCAACATCACGACTTACCACTATCTTGCCGCTACTTGGGTTGTATATcttgtagccttttgaactcgtatcatagccaacaaacatATGCTTGACACATCGATCGTTAAGCTTCGCTCTCCCTTgatgtggcacatgagcataggctatgctcccaaagattctcaagtgcttgacacttggatttcttccactccatgcttcttgaggggtttgatctctaacattctttgttggagacctgttgttcaaataaactgcacaagatACAGCTTCTGTCCAAAATTCCTTGGGCATACGTTTAGCTTTTATcatacatctagccatattaaAAATCGTTCaattctttctctctgcaactccattttATTGCGATGAATAAGGCACCGTTAGAGGACGACGAATTCCATAAGATTGAcaaaagtcattaaattcttttgaagtgaattcgcctCCTCTATCGGACCTTAAACCTTTTATTTCATAGACACTTTCTTTTTCTACAAGTACTTTGAATTTTTTAAAAGCAGCAAAAGTttcagatttttggttcaagaaataaacccaagtctttctactaaagtcatcaatgaagagtagaaagtatttacttttatcaaaggaaggtggattgattggcccacacacatcagtgtgaacaagctggagcggtttggttgatcttgacatggactcctttggaaaactcctccttgcatgttttccaagaagacaagcttcacacaattgattgggatggttgattgatggtatcccatgcaccatgttcttttctcTCATTGTTTTGAgcgcttcaaaattcaagtgcccaaatcgcatgtgccaacaccatgattcatcttgcacattagccttcaaatACTTTGCATCAATTGTCTTAAGATTCAGAGAGAATAATCTATTCTTAGCCATATACACTTTAGGAATTAGATTCcacttgaatctctaagccaaagatgcatatttttcatgtggatgtcatattccttttcaagaagttggctcaaactcaaaatattaatttttaattttgggACATAACAAACATTTTGAATTAACTTGTGGTCACCATTTTTACAGGAGATCAGAATCGTACATATCCCTTcaatttgaatctttgaggtatctcAAAATGATACATTACCTCTCACTGttttattgatctccacaaacttctctttgcatccacacatatgattgcttgctccattatccaaataccacgagctgtaatcatccttgtcttcttccttgagtgccaTCAACAACGTTGACTCAACTTATTCTTTCTTGTCGTCAATAAGGTtagct contains:
- the LOC138909706 gene encoding uncharacterized mitochondrial protein AtMg00810-like: MENDSFAYLFGGANEVEDPSLDVKSAFLNGYLEEEVYVEQPLCFVVKNHEDKVLQLKKALYGLKQAPRAWNNILLVCLYVDDLIFTGNNPSLFEIFKKDVSREFEMTDVGFMSYYLGLEVKQMEDGIFISQESYTKEILKKFNMLDCNPVNTLMESGTKLSKFDKGKNVDPTFFKSLVGSLRYLTCTRPDILFVVGVVSRFMEAPTSTHWKVTRRILRYLKGTIDYGTFYSCSSDFNLMGFCDSDYAGDIKDRKSTTGFVFFLGDSVISRSSKKQSIVTLSTCEAECIAPTSCTCHAIWLRRLLKELNLPQIEATDICIDNKSAQALAMNPVYHD